One genomic region from Caloenas nicobarica isolate bCalNic1 chromosome 22, bCalNic1.hap1, whole genome shotgun sequence encodes:
- the LOC135997451 gene encoding phospholipase A2, membrane associated-like, which yields MKNLLFAVLLACGLAPACGSVLELERMIQATTGRSALLTYSWYGCFCGIGGRGTPVDSTDQCCHAHDCCYRKLREGKCSPLITPYHFNVTDGDIVCGTEQSWCKRETCLCDKVVASCFASALPSYNNSYRFYFKLKCQGSSLQC from the exons ATGAAGAATCTCCTCTTTGCCGTGCTCTTGGCTTGCG ggctggcaccGGCTTGCGGCAGCGTTTTAGAGCTGGAGCGGATGATCCAGGCAACGACGGGGAGAAGCGCCCTGCTCACCTACAGCTGGTACGGGTGTTTCTGTGGCATCGGGGGCAGAGGGACCCCAGTGGACTCCACCGACCA GTGCTGCCATGCCCACGACTGCTGCTATAGGAAGCTGCGAGAGGGCAAGTGCAGCCCCCTGATAACCCCCTACCACTTCAACGTCACTGATGGGGACATTGTCTGCG GTACCGAGCAGAGCTGGTGCAAGAGAGAGACCTGCCTGTGCGACAAGGTGGTGGCTTCGTGCTTCGCCAGCGCTTTGCCGTCCTACAATAATTCCTACCGCTTCTATTTCAAGCTGAAATGCCAAGGAAGCTCGCTCCAGTGCTGA
- the UBXN10 gene encoding UBX domain-containing protein 10 gives MATVALLNLPPSHRSFPSSTTAAFWWTNALVMHVTRPKSAKGRTRPRFSCSQSVEACPYRVPPPPPPAAPHELANSRRESSTKRGFLASRVFPEEIPGLLQQVPLRSCSSLNKYRVLPSIGCRGVGSGAVEAIAEQIDRLKVSSGQEDAPKVKTLSGEQGSASVMSEIDGPDEEGSRAQCPLANPGRKMRQVSPSMSALSLEEPLKKESCLLLAIRSPCSQRFEHHFKPTDSLQTVLAVAEQKTAAKYKCCSVETMEVPRRSFSDLTRSLHDCGILHKSVLCIQQKQQHDADL, from the coding sequence ATGGCCACAGTGGCTCTTCTGAACTTACCACCATCTcaccgctccttcccttccagcacaaCAGCCGCTTTCTGGTGGACAAACGCCCTCGTCATGCACGTCACCCGGCCAAAATCTGCCAAGGGACGCACGAGGCCAAGGTTCAGTTGCTCTCAGAGCGTGGAAGCTTGTCCTTACCGAGTGCCACCTCccccaccaccagcagctccccatgAATTAGCGAACAGCCGGAGAGAATCGTCCACAAAACGGGGATTCCTGGCCAGCCGGGTGTTTCCGGAGGAAATCCCAGGGCTCCTGCAGCAGGTGCCTTTGCggagctgctcttccctcaaCAAGTACAGGGTGCTCCCCTCCATCGGCTGCAGAGGCGTGGGGAGTGGCGCCGTGGAAGCCATAGCTGAACAGATTGACCGGCTGAAAGTGAGTTCGGGGCAGGAGGACGCTCCAAAAGTCAAAACTCTTTCTGGAGAACAAGGATCTGCCAGCGTGATGTCAGAAATCGATGGCCCTGATGAAGAAGGCTCACGTGCACAGTGTCCCCTTGCAAATccaggaaggaaaatgagacaAGTGAGCCCTTCGATGTCGGCTTTGAGTTTGGAAGAGCCGCTGAAAAAAGAGTCATGCTTGTTGCTCGCTATTCGATCTCCCTGCAGTCAGAGATTTGAACATCATTTCAAGCCCACTGACAGTCTCCAGACTGTCCTTGCCGTGGCGGAACAGAAAACGGCGGCCAAATACAAATGCTGCAGCGTGGAAACGATGGAGGTGCCCCGAAGGAGTTTCTCTGACCTTACCAGGTCCCTCCACGACTGTGGGATTCTCCACAAATCCGTGCTGTGCATccaacagaaacagcagcacgATGCCGATCTTTAG